A genomic window from Glycine soja cultivar W05 chromosome 10, ASM419377v2, whole genome shotgun sequence includes:
- the LOC114372332 gene encoding membrane magnesium transporter-like, producing the protein MGLGFVVGFLGLLILFHAAYSTIQYKGLLKITEEEFSGPPLNVVIEVTLGLVFCMWAALTVPGKFLSIHPHSEENRIVSLPSNVDFMIFNHRYKVFPVEMDVKLKH; encoded by the exons ATGGGTTTAGGTTTTGTTGTCGGATTCCTCGGGCTTCTGATTCTATTTCACGCCGCATATTCTACCATCCAAT ACAAGGGTTTGTTGAAGATTACGGAGGAAGAGTTTTCAGGGCCTCCTTTGAAT GTGGTGATTGAGGTGACTCTAGGGTTAGTTTTTTGCATGTGGGCTGCACTAACCGTGCCAGGAAAGTTTTTGTCAATCCACCCTCACTCTGAAGAGAACAG aattgtttctttaccttccAACGTGGACTTCATGATCTTCAACCATCGATACAAAGTCTTTCCTGTGGAAATGGATGTGAAGCTGAAGCATTGA
- the LOC114372331 gene encoding cell division cycle protein 48 homolog has protein sequence MANQPESSSSDAKGTKRDFSTAILERKKAPNRLVVDEAVNDDNSVVALHPNTMEKLQLFRGDTILLKGKKRKDTICIALADETCEEPKIRMNKVVRNNLRVRLGDVVSVHQCADVKYGKRVHILPVDDTIEGVTGNLFDAYLKPYFLEAYRPVRKGDMFLVRGGMRSVEFKVIETDPAEYCVVAPDTEIFCEGEPVKREDENRLDEVGYDDVGGVRKQMAQIRELVELPLRHPQLFKSIGVKPPKGILLYGPPGSGKTLIARAVANETGAFFFCINGPEIMSKLAGESESNLRKAFEEAEKNAPSIIFIDEIDSIAPKREKTHGEVERRIVSQLLTLMDGLKSRAHVIVIGATNRPNSIDPALRRFGRFDREIDIGVPDEVGRLEVLRIHTKNMKLADDVDLERIAKDTHGYVGADLAALCTEAALQCIREKMDVIDLEDETIDAEILNSMAVTNEHFQTALGTSNPSALRETVVEVPNVSWEDIGGLENVKRELQETVQYPVEHPEKFEKFGMSPSKGVLFYGPPGCGKTLLAKAIANECQANFISVKGPELLTMWFGESEANVREIFDKARGSAPCVLFFDELDSIATQRGSSVGDAGGAADRVLNQLLTEMDGMSAKKTVFIIGATNRPDIIDPALLRPGRLDQLIYIPLPDEDSRHQIFKACLRKSPVSKDVDLRALAKYTQGFSGADITEICQRACKYAIRENIEKDIERERRKRENPEAMEEDIEEEEVAEIKAAHFEESMKYARRSVSDADIRKYQAFAQTLQQSRGFGSDFTFANTSSVGAAAGAGAASDPFASAGGADEDDLYS, from the exons ATGGCCAACCAACCTGAGTCTTCCTCCTCCGATGC TAAGGGTACGAAAAGAGACTTCAGCACCGCGATCCTTGAGCGCAAGAAGGCGCCGAACCGGCTCGTTGTTGATGAGGCTGTAAACGATGACAACTCCGTCGTCGCACTTCATCCCAACACCATGGAGAAGCTCCAGCTCTTCCGTGGTGATACTATTCTGCTCAAG gggaagaagagaaaagatacTATTTGTATTGCGCTTGCCGATGAGACGTGCGAGGAGCCGAAGATACGGATGAACAAGGTTGTGAGGAACAACCTTAGGGTTAGGCTTGGAGACGTTGTTTCCGTTCACCAGTGCGCTGATGTAAAGTACGGAAAGCGTGTGCACATTCTTCCCGTGGATGATACCATTGAAGGGGTTACTGGGAATCTCTTCGATGCGTACTTGAAAC CTTATTTCCTTGAGGCATATAGGCCAGTGAGGAAGGGTGATATGTTCCTTGTGAGAGGGGGGATGAGAAGTGTGGAGTTCAAGGTTATTGAAACTGATCCTGCTGAGTACTGTGTTGTTGCTCCTGACACTGAGATCTTCTGTGAGGGAGAGCCTGTTAAAAGGGAAGATGAGAATCGATTAGATGAGGTTGGTTATGATGATGTTGGTGGTGTTAGAAAGCAGATGGCGCAGATTCGGGAACTGGTGGAACTGCCATTGAGGCATCCACAATTGTTCAAATCTATTGGTGTTAAGCCACCAAAAGGAATTCTTCTATATGGACCACCTGGGTCTGGTAAGACTTTAATTGCTCGGGCTGTTGCAAATGAAACTGGTGCCTTCTTTTTCTGCATTAATGGCCCTGAGATCATGTCAAAATTGGCTGGTGAGAGTGAAAGCAATCTGAGGAAGGCATTTGAGGAAGCTGAGAAGAATGCACCCTCTATTATCTTCATTGATGAGATAGATTCAATAGCTCCAAAGCGTGAAAAGACTCATGGGGAGGTTGAGAGGAGAATTGTTTCCCAACTCTTGACCCTCATGGATGGGCTTAAATCCCGTGCACATGTAATTGTTATTGGAGCCACGAATCGTCCCAATAGCATTGACCCTGCTCTTAGGAGATTTGGAAGATTTGATCGGGAGATTGATATTGGTGTACCAGATGAAGTTGGGCGTCTAGAGGTTCTTCGTATCCATACAAAAAATATGAAGCTTGCTGATGAT GTTGATTTAGAAAGGATTGCTAAGGATACTCATGGATATGTTGGTGCTGATTTGGCTGCTTTGTGTACTGAAGCTGCTCTTCAGTGCATCAGAGAGAAAATGGATGTCATTGACTTGGAAGATGAGACCATTGATGCTGAGATACTGAACTCAATGGCAGTGACAAATGAGCATTTCCAGACTGCTCTTGGGACAAGCAATCCTTCTGCTCTCCGAGAAACA GTTGTTGAAGTGCCTAATGTCAGTTGGGAAGACATTGGTGGTCTTGAAAATGTGAAGAGAGAACTCCAAGAG ACTGTTCAATATCCAGTGGAACACCCGGAAAAATTTGAGAAGTTTGGAATGTCACCTTCCAAGGGGGTTCTTTTCTATGGTCCCCCTGGTTGTGGTAAAACCCTTTTGGCAAAAGCTATTGCCAATGAATGTCAGGCAAATTTCATCAGTGTCAAAGGTCCTGAGCTACTCACAATGTGGTTTGGAGAAAGTGAGGCAAATGTGAGGGAGATTTTTGACAAAGCTCGTGGTTCTGCTCCATGTGTCCTTTTCTTTGACGAACTCGACTCTATTGCAACTCAG AGAGGCAGCAGTGTAGGAGATGCTGGTGGTGCTGCTGACAGGGTGTTGAACCAATTGCTTACAGAGATGGATGGCATGTCAGCAAAGAAAACTGTGTTCATCATTGGGGCCACTAATCGACCAGACATTATAGATCCTGCACTTCTGCGACCAGGTCGTCTGGACCAATTGATTTATATCCCACTTCCAGATGAGGATTCCCGCCATCAGATATTTAAAGCTTGCTTGAGAAAATCTCCCGTTTCAAAAGATGTTGACCTTAGAGCTCTTGCCAAGTATACTCAAGGCTTCAGTGGTGCAGATATTACTGAAATTTGCCAACGTGCATGCAAGTATGCTATAAGAGAGAACATTGAGAAG GACATTGAGAGAGAAAGgaggaaaagagaaaaccctgAGGCCATGGAAGAGGATATTGAAGAGGAAGAGGTAGCTGAAATCAAAGCAGCTCATTTTGAAGAATCAATGAAGTATGCACGAAGGAGTGTAAGTGATGCTGACATTCGCAAGTACCAGGCTTTTGCACAAACATTGCAGCAGTCGAGAGGGTTTGGATCTGACTTCACTTTTGCAAATACCAGCTCTGTTGGTGCTGCTGCTGGTGCCGGGGCTGCATCCGACCCTTTTGCAAGTGCTGGTGGAGCCGATGAAGATGATCTTTACAGTTAG